In Xanthomonas campestris pv. phormiicola, the DNA window CTCCTTGCGCAGCAGCCGCACTTCCTGCGGCGATTCCAGGGCGATGCCCTCTTCGGCCAGGCGCTGCAGCAGGCTGAAGAACAGATCGCTGCGGATGCCGTAGACGAGCCGCGGATTGCCGACGTAGGCGAAGCTGTTGAGGGTGACGTGGCCGCTGGCGATGGAATCGATGAACACCGACGGCGCCGGATCCTCCAGCACGCCCGGATGCGCGGCATAGAGTTCCAGCAGCAGTTCGCGCAGCTTGGCCATGTCGGTGCCCAGCGACACCGCGAACTGGATCTGCACGCGGCCCAGCGGGCCGGCCAGGGTCATGTTGCGCAGAGTCTTGGTGATCAGTTCGGAGTTGGGCACGATCAGCGTGGAGCGGTCGCCGACCTGGATCTCGGTGGAGCGCACGCTGATCTTGCGCACGTCGCCCTCCTGGTCGCCGATCTTGACCCAGTCGCCGATCTTGACCGGCCGCTCGGCCAGCAGGATCAATCCGGACACGAAGTTCTGGATGATCGACTGCAGGCCGAAGCCGATGCCCACCGACAGCGCGCTGACCACCAGCGCGATCTGCGCCACCTCGATGCCCGACGCCGCCAGCGCGCACAGCGCGGCCAGCAGGATGCCGACATAGCGGGCCACGGTGCTGACCGAATTGCGCGAACCGTCGTCCAGTTCGGTCTTCGGCAGGTAGGTCCCGGTCAGCCAGCTGTGGATGTATTGCATCGCCAGCAGGCCCACGCCCAGCACCAGGGCCGCGCGCAACAGGGCGCTCGGGTATAGGTAACCCTTGCCGATCGGGATGCCCTGGGTCAGCACCGAGAACCAGTCGGTGATGGTCGACATGTTGGTCCCGAACGGGACCAGCAGCGCGCCCACGCCGATCAGCAGCAGCAGCACCCGCAGCGCCGCCGAGGTCAGCACGCCCGCCTGCTCCAGGCGGCTGACGCGCACGCCGAACGCGCCATTGGCGACACGGCCGATGCGGCCCTCGCTGGCGAACAGCCACAGCGCGAAATCGTCGGCGAAGGTCATCAGCAGGCGGATCGCGCCGACGATCATGGTGATCCAGATGATCTGCCGGGTGATGAACAGGCCCAGGTACAGATAGCCCAGCAGCGAGGCCAGCAGCGCCACCACCACCGCCACCCGCACCAGCACCCCGACCAGCGCCAGCACCCCGCCGTGCTGTCCCGGCGGCGGCGGCTGGCCGTTCTCCAGCGCCTGCGCCGCGGCCTCGGCGTACTGGCGCCGGCGCAGCCGCGACAGGCTGGTGAGGATGGCCAGGATCAGCACCGCGTACGCAAGCGCGATCACCCCGTCGGCGGCCACGGTGGCCGACTCGCTGGTACGGCTGGCGCGGTTGATCACCAGCAGCATGCTGCTGACCCAGGCCAGCGTCGCGGTCGCCCAGGTGTACTTGCGCAGGCGCCGCGCGGTGGCGTCGTCGATCGGGAACAGCCGCCACGACGGCTGGTTCGGCAGCAGCACGCTGG includes these proteins:
- a CDS encoding DUF3772 domain-containing protein, encoding MLLPLLRRSLLLLFLCLSAAATAQPQDQPQAPDPQALLSGAEQTLQDARRSMDDADDQASLRELLGKVADAQRDAEAAVAALTPQLAQVDARLQQLGPAAAGEANDIAAQRKDLAKQRAPLDSGIKRGKLLAVEAKQFGEEIENVQAEHFSQELSLRSASPLSPTLWRQIASDFPADRDRLLGLYRLGAKALDDAIAENGTGALGIGLAIAFVLLFPLRYLLRWLGKRYAMSRAPGSRLRRSGLALWFLLLGTLTSGLAALVLAECLRSIGAVPAKLESVVHGFVVYSFAAAFMGSLGASVLLPNQPSWRLFPIDDATARRLRKYTWATATLAWVSSMLLVINRASRTSESATVAADGVIALAYAVLILAILTSLSRLRRRQYAEAAAQALENGQPPPPGQHGGVLALVGVLVRVAVVVALLASLLGYLYLGLFITRQIIWITMIVGAIRLLMTFADDFALWLFASEGRIGRVANGAFGVRVSRLEQAGVLTSAALRVLLLLIGVGALLVPFGTNMSTITDWFSVLTQGIPIGKGYLYPSALLRAALVLGVGLLAMQYIHSWLTGTYLPKTELDDGSRNSVSTVARYVGILLAALCALAASGIEVAQIALVVSALSVGIGFGLQSIIQNFVSGLILLAERPVKIGDWVKIGDQEGDVRKISVRSTEIQVGDRSTLIVPNSELITKTLRNMTLAGPLGRVQIQFAVSLGTDMAKLRELLLELYAAHPGVLEDPAPSVFIDSIASGHVTLNSFAYVGNPRLVYGIRSDLFFSLLQRLAEEGIALESPQEVRLLRKEP